A single genomic interval of Bacillus sp. es.036 harbors:
- a CDS encoding carboxymuconolactone decarboxylase family protein → MKQEQEFNNFAEAALHDYKEGLGTFTEKMPQLAKKYSAFTEACFKEGEVSQKEKQMIALGISIFSQDEYCIIYHTKGCLDQGCSEQEILETIGVTAAFGGGAAMSQAVTLVQECIKDLDQPKH, encoded by the coding sequence TTGAAACAGGAACAGGAATTTAACAATTTCGCAGAAGCAGCATTACATGATTATAAAGAAGGATTAGGCACATTTACCGAGAAAATGCCCCAGCTTGCTAAAAAGTATTCGGCATTTACAGAAGCATGCTTTAAAGAAGGGGAAGTTAGTCAAAAAGAGAAGCAGATGATTGCGCTTGGGATTTCGATTTTTTCACAAGATGAATACTGCATCATTTATCATACAAAAGGTTGCCTTGATCAAGGCTGTTCCGAACAGGAAATTCTTGAAACGATAGGGGTAACAGCAGCTTTCGGCGGTGGAGCTGCCATGAGTCAGGCTGTTACACTTGTGCAAGAATGCATAAAAGATTTGGATCAACCGAAGCACTAA
- the leuD gene encoding 3-isopropylmalate dehydratase small subunit — protein MEPINEYKGIVYPLDQVNVDTDQIIPKQFLKRIERKGFGQFLFYNWRFDDDGKPREDFSLNEAQYQHASILVAGKNFGCGSSREHAPWALLDYGFRVIIATSFADIFYNNCVKNGILPIALDQEVIAELFQKAKDGYELQVDLRKQEVRDGESIHASFKIDPYWKEMLLNGWDEVSRTLSLEEKIKLYEEKQLVGE, from the coding sequence CTGGAACCGATTAATGAATACAAAGGGATTGTTTATCCCCTTGATCAAGTGAACGTCGATACCGATCAAATTATTCCAAAGCAATTTTTGAAAAGAATTGAGCGAAAAGGCTTCGGCCAATTTCTTTTCTATAACTGGCGCTTTGATGATGATGGAAAGCCTCGTGAAGATTTTAGCTTAAATGAAGCGCAATACCAGCATGCCTCTATTCTCGTAGCTGGAAAAAACTTTGGGTGTGGATCTTCAAGAGAACACGCTCCGTGGGCATTGCTTGATTATGGCTTTCGCGTCATCATAGCGACAAGTTTTGCTGATATTTTTTATAACAACTGTGTAAAAAATGGTATTCTTCCGATTGCGCTTGATCAAGAAGTTATCGCTGAGCTTTTTCAAAAGGCAAAAGACGGATACGAACTTCAAGTCGACTTGCGAAAACAAGAAGTTCGTGATGGAGAAAGCATTCATGCTTCTTTCAAAATTGATCCTTATTGGAAAGAAATGCTGCTAAATGGTTGGGATGAAGTATCTCGTACGTTGTCCCTTGAAGAAAAGATTAAATTGTATGAAGAAAAACAACTTGTAGGAGAGTGA
- a CDS encoding MetQ/NlpA family ABC transporter substrate-binding protein, which yields MKKFLSLFAVLTLAVLAACGNNGGNSEGSGEAEDSKKIVVGASNIPHAEILEEAKPMLEEKGVELEVKTFQDYILPNKTLANGELDANYFQTIPYMELQMEENDNYDFVNAGGIHIEPIGVYSQDYKSLDELPDGAQIIMSNSVSDHGRMLSLLEAQGLITLKEGVKASDATVEDIAENPKNIDFKTDVEASLLPQIYQQGEGDAVMINTNYAIDAGLNPQEDAIALEDSDSPYVNVITVNKGDEDNEAIQALVEVLHSDEIQSFIEEEYDGAVVPVDE from the coding sequence ATGAAGAAATTTTTATCCCTATTTGCAGTACTTACTCTTGCAGTGCTTGCAGCGTGTGGCAACAATGGTGGGAACAGTGAAGGATCTGGAGAAGCTGAAGATTCAAAGAAAATCGTAGTAGGTGCTTCAAACATTCCACATGCTGAAATTCTTGAAGAAGCAAAACCGATGCTTGAAGAAAAAGGTGTAGAGCTAGAAGTTAAAACGTTCCAGGATTACATTCTACCGAATAAGACGCTAGCGAACGGTGAATTAGATGCAAACTACTTCCAAACCATTCCTTATATGGAGTTGCAAATGGAAGAAAACGATAATTATGATTTTGTTAACGCTGGAGGCATTCACATTGAACCAATCGGTGTTTATTCACAAGATTATAAGAGCTTAGATGAGCTTCCGGATGGTGCTCAGATCATTATGAGTAACTCTGTTTCTGACCATGGACGTATGCTTTCTTTACTTGAAGCTCAAGGACTTATCACACTAAAAGAAGGCGTGAAGGCTTCTGATGCAACAGTAGAAGATATTGCAGAAAATCCTAAAAACATTGATTTTAAAACAGACGTAGAAGCTTCACTTCTTCCGCAGATCTACCAGCAAGGTGAAGGCGATGCGGTTATGATCAACACAAACTATGCGATCGATGCGGGTCTAAACCCTCAAGAAGATGCGATTGCTCTTGAAGATTCCGACTCACCTTACGTGAACGTGATTACTGTCAATAAAGGTGATGAAGATAACGAAGCGATTCAAGCATTAGTTGAGGTTCTACATTCTGATGAAATTCAGAGCTTTATTGAAGAAGAATATGATGGTGCTGTCGTACCAGTAGACGAATAA
- a CDS encoding methionine ABC transporter permease: MVESLFPNVNWESMWEATIQTAYMTAISVLATFILGILLGLLLFLTGRGNIWENKFVNSIIAGIVNLFRSIPFIILIILLIPLSVYIIGTMLGANAALPALIAGAAPFYARMVEIALREVDKGVIEASQSMGASNGEIIFKVLLPEAMPALISGITVTAIALVSYTAMAGVVGAGGLGNLAYLEGFQRNNPDVTLVATVLILVIVAILQIAGDLATRVIDKR; the protein is encoded by the coding sequence ATGGTTGAATCACTATTTCCTAATGTGAACTGGGAATCGATGTGGGAAGCTACTATTCAAACAGCTTACATGACGGCAATTTCCGTGCTAGCAACGTTTATTCTCGGTATTCTTCTTGGACTACTATTGTTTCTAACCGGAAGGGGAAACATATGGGAGAACAAGTTTGTTAATAGCATTATTGCTGGAATCGTAAACTTATTCCGCTCGATCCCGTTTATCATTTTAATCATTCTACTCATTCCGCTTTCTGTTTACATTATTGGAACGATGCTTGGAGCGAATGCAGCTCTTCCAGCCCTTATTGCAGGTGCGGCACCATTTTATGCGCGAATGGTTGAAATTGCTCTTCGGGAAGTGGATAAAGGAGTGATTGAAGCATCTCAGTCAATGGGGGCATCAAACGGGGAGATTATATTTAAAGTTCTCCTTCCTGAAGCAATGCCAGCCCTCATTTCGGGTATTACCGTAACGGCGATTGCACTTGTAAGCTACACCGCAATGGCTGGTGTGGTTGGTGCAGGGGGACTTGGGAACCTCGCTTACCTTGAAGGTTTCCAAAGAAATAATCCTGACGTGACGCTCGTTGCGACAGTTTTAATATTGGTTATAGTTGCGATTCTTCAAATTGCTGGAGATTTAGCAACAAGAGTGATAGATAAACGATAA
- a CDS encoding methionine ABC transporter ATP-binding protein yields MIELKGINKTFFSKSGKVEAVKDVNLSVKKGEIFGVIGYSGAGKSTLIRMLNLLERPTDGTVTVAGNNLSSLKGKDLRAARQEIGMIFQHFNILWSRTVRDNIAFPLEISGVSKEKRMKRVDELIKLVGLEGREAAYPSQLSGGQKQRVGIARALANNPKVLLCDEATSALDPKTTDSILELLTEINQKLGLTIVLITHEMHVIRKICHRVAVMENGRVVENGSVLEVFHHPQEEITKDFVNQLSEPEEMKESIAHLAASQEGELVQFTFLKGKTGSPLVTELIRQFDIEVNIIQGKISHTQDGPYGKLSVFLKGEPTVVESALKYVREQGVEAEVITNG; encoded by the coding sequence GTGATTGAGCTTAAAGGCATTAATAAAACCTTCTTTTCGAAGTCTGGAAAGGTAGAGGCCGTTAAGGATGTTAACCTTTCAGTGAAAAAAGGGGAAATATTCGGTGTTATCGGATACAGCGGTGCCGGAAAAAGTACGCTAATTCGGATGCTCAACCTGCTTGAGAGACCGACGGACGGTACGGTCACGGTGGCAGGAAATAATTTATCCTCTCTTAAAGGAAAAGATCTACGTGCGGCAAGACAGGAAATCGGAATGATCTTCCAGCACTTTAATATTCTTTGGTCAAGAACGGTACGTGATAACATCGCGTTTCCACTCGAAATATCAGGTGTTTCCAAAGAGAAACGAATGAAGCGTGTCGATGAATTAATTAAGCTTGTTGGACTTGAAGGACGAGAAGCGGCTTATCCATCACAGCTAAGTGGGGGACAAAAGCAGCGTGTTGGTATTGCGCGAGCGCTTGCGAATAACCCTAAGGTATTGCTTTGTGATGAAGCAACATCTGCTCTAGATCCTAAAACAACGGATAGCATTCTCGAACTTCTGACAGAAATTAACCAGAAACTTGGTTTAACTATTGTCTTGATTACCCATGAAATGCACGTTATTCGCAAAATTTGTCACCGAGTGGCAGTGATGGAGAACGGTAGAGTAGTTGAGAACGGTTCAGTACTTGAAGTCTTTCATCATCCGCAAGAAGAAATAACAAAAGATTTCGTGAATCAGTTAAGTGAGCCTGAAGAAATGAAGGAATCGATTGCACATCTAGCAGCAAGCCAGGAGGGTGAACTCGTCCAGTTTACGTTCCTCAAAGGTAAAACGGGATCACCACTTGTAACAGAGTTAATTCGTCAGTTTGATATTGAAGTAAACATTATTCAAGGAAAAATCTCTCATACGCAAGATGGCCCTTATGGTAAGTTATCTGTCTTTCTTAAAGGTGAACCGACTGTCGTTGAAAGTGCACTGAAGTATGTTCGTGAGCAAGGAGTAGAAGCGGAGGTGATTACGAATGGTTGA
- the sufC gene encoding Fe-S cluster assembly ATPase SufC: MAASTLKIENLHVSIEGKEIIKGLNLEINGGEIHAVMGPNGTGKSTLASAIMGHPKYKITEGSVFLDNEDVLEMEVDERAKAGLFLAMQYPSEVSGVTNADFLRSAINARREEGDEISLMKFIKKLDGKMAELDMGEEFAQRYLNEGFSGGEKKRNEILQLMMLEPKIAVLDEIDSGLDIDALKVVSKGVNAMRNESFGCLIITHYQRLLNYITPDKVHVMMQGRIVKSGGAELAQRLEEEGYDWIKEELGIKDETVGQEA; encoded by the coding sequence ATGGCAGCATCAACTCTAAAGATTGAGAATCTTCATGTTTCCATTGAGGGAAAAGAGATTATCAAAGGATTAAACCTTGAAATAAATGGTGGAGAAATTCACGCAGTAATGGGGCCGAACGGTACAGGTAAATCTACCCTTGCTTCAGCAATCATGGGCCATCCGAAATACAAAATCACTGAAGGCAGTGTCTTCCTTGATAATGAAGATGTACTTGAAATGGAAGTTGATGAGCGTGCAAAAGCTGGACTCTTCCTTGCAATGCAATACCCAAGTGAAGTAAGCGGCGTAACGAACGCTGATTTCCTTCGCTCTGCAATCAATGCTCGTCGTGAAGAAGGCGATGAAATTTCTCTAATGAAATTCATCAAAAAGCTAGACGGTAAAATGGCTGAGCTTGATATGGGTGAAGAATTTGCACAGCGTTACCTTAACGAAGGTTTCTCTGGTGGTGAGAAGAAGCGTAACGAAATTCTTCAGCTTATGATGCTTGAACCAAAGATCGCTGTTCTGGATGAAATTGACTCCGGTCTAGATATCGATGCGCTTAAAGTTGTGTCTAAAGGTGTTAATGCAATGCGCAATGAGAGCTTCGGTTGCTTAATTATCACTCACTATCAGCGTCTATTGAACTACATTACACCTGACAAAGTACACGTTATGATGCAAGGTCGTATTGTAAAATCTGGTGGCGCAGAACTAGCACAGCGTCTTGAAGAAGAAGGTTATGATTGGATTAAAGAAGAACTCGGAATTAAAGACGAAACAGTTGGTCAAGAAGCGTAA
- a CDS encoding cysteine desulfurase — MNVQDIRKQFPILHQEVNGKPLVYLDSAATSQKPTQVIDAVERYYKEINSNVHRGVHTLGTHATDAYEGAREKVREFIHASSTEEVIFTRGTTTALNMVASSYGRANLQEGDEVVITPMEHHSNIIPWQQVVKATGATLKYIPLQPDGTIALEDVEKTVTANTKIVSVMQVSNVLGTINPIKEIAAIAHQNGAVMVVDGAQSTPHMNIDVQDLDCDFFAFSGHKMCGPTGIGVLYGKKKLLENMEPFEFGGEMIDFVGLYDSTWKELPWKFEGGTPIIAGAVGLGAAIDFLNEIGMDNIQQHETHLAKYAMQQLSTIEGVSIYGPEKRAGVVTFNSDEVHPHDVATVLDTEGIAVRAGHHCAQPLMKWLEVSATARASFYLYNTEEDVDTFVAGLRKAKEFFGNVF, encoded by the coding sequence ATGAATGTCCAGGACATTCGCAAGCAGTTTCCCATTTTACATCAAGAGGTAAATGGGAAACCTCTTGTTTACCTTGATAGTGCAGCAACGTCTCAGAAACCAACTCAAGTCATTGACGCAGTGGAGCGTTACTACAAGGAAATTAACTCAAACGTTCACCGTGGTGTTCATACGCTTGGAACACATGCAACAGATGCTTATGAAGGCGCACGTGAAAAGGTTCGTGAATTTATTCATGCTTCTTCCACAGAAGAAGTGATTTTTACTCGCGGAACGACTACAGCGCTTAATATGGTCGCATCAAGCTATGGACGTGCAAATCTTCAAGAAGGTGATGAAGTTGTCATCACACCGATGGAGCATCACAGCAACATCATTCCATGGCAACAGGTTGTAAAAGCAACTGGAGCCACTCTAAAATATATTCCCCTTCAACCAGACGGAACAATTGCGCTAGAAGACGTCGAGAAAACAGTAACAGCAAACACGAAAATTGTTTCTGTTATGCAAGTTTCGAACGTACTCGGAACAATTAACCCGATTAAAGAAATTGCTGCGATTGCACACCAAAATGGTGCTGTTATGGTTGTCGATGGAGCACAAAGCACCCCTCATATGAACATTGACGTTCAGGATCTCGACTGCGATTTCTTTGCATTTTCTGGTCATAAGATGTGCGGACCAACTGGGATAGGCGTCCTTTACGGGAAGAAAAAGCTGCTCGAAAACATGGAGCCTTTTGAATTCGGTGGAGAAATGATCGATTTTGTTGGTCTGTATGATTCGACATGGAAAGAGCTCCCTTGGAAATTTGAAGGTGGCACACCTATTATTGCAGGTGCGGTTGGTCTTGGAGCTGCGATTGATTTCTTAAATGAAATTGGCATGGATAACATCCAACAGCATGAGACTCATCTTGCAAAATATGCTATGCAGCAGTTATCAACAATCGAAGGCGTATCCATTTACGGACCTGAAAAACGTGCTGGGGTTGTCACTTTCAATAGTGATGAAGTTCACCCACACGATGTGGCAACCGTACTTGACACAGAAGGCATCGCTGTCCGTGCTGGACACCATTGTGCTCAGCCGCTAATGAAGTGGCTAGAGGTATCGGCTACTGCGCGTGCTAGCTTCTATTTATACAATACTGAAGAAGACGTGGATACGTTTGTAGCCGGATTACGAAAAGCAAAGGAGTTTTTCGGTAATGTCTTTTAA
- the ilvA gene encoding threonine ammonia-lyase, giving the protein MNDVGNYQEKYNVHVVEAMENLLEAVHRTPLQQSTTLNGFTNKDVFLKMENLQRTGSFKLRGAYNKVASLTEIEAARGIVAASAGNHAQGVALSAMERGIKAKIYMPIHTPTSKIEATRSYGAEVVLEGESYNEAFSGADRERVEKGATFVHAFDDPVVMAGQGTVALEMMQQCPDLDTILVPVGGGGLLAGIALAIKSFFPHVKIIGIQASEASATWNRFKGTGPLVLQSVKSIADGISVKEAGKRTYPIIEELVDDMMTVSEEEIAAAIVFMLERHKTLVEGAGAASVAAVLCKSSRLEGSKIGAVVSGGNADLEKLALYKQLSERAKTIRRIS; this is encoded by the coding sequence GTGAATGACGTTGGGAATTACCAGGAGAAATATAACGTTCATGTCGTAGAAGCAATGGAGAATTTGCTGGAGGCGGTTCATCGTACCCCGCTTCAGCAATCTACAACGCTCAATGGATTTACAAATAAAGATGTCTTCTTAAAGATGGAGAACCTCCAGCGAACGGGGTCGTTTAAACTACGCGGTGCTTACAATAAGGTTGCCTCTCTAACGGAAATCGAAGCCGCTAGAGGAATCGTTGCCGCTTCAGCAGGTAACCATGCTCAGGGAGTAGCGCTATCTGCGATGGAGCGAGGAATCAAGGCAAAGATCTATATGCCGATTCATACGCCAACAAGTAAAATTGAAGCGACCCGATCTTATGGCGCAGAGGTTGTCCTTGAAGGCGAATCCTATAACGAAGCGTTTAGTGGAGCTGATCGAGAGCGTGTTGAAAAAGGGGCAACATTTGTTCATGCGTTTGACGACCCTGTTGTGATGGCAGGACAAGGAACCGTTGCACTTGAAATGATGCAACAATGTCCTGACTTAGATACGATTCTTGTTCCCGTTGGAGGAGGAGGATTATTAGCAGGAATTGCGCTGGCAATCAAGTCGTTCTTTCCTCACGTCAAAATCATTGGAATCCAGGCTTCGGAAGCATCTGCGACATGGAATCGATTTAAAGGTACTGGTCCTCTCGTTCTTCAATCAGTAAAATCGATTGCCGATGGCATCTCTGTGAAGGAAGCAGGAAAACGAACGTATCCAATTATCGAAGAACTCGTTGACGATATGATGACTGTTTCTGAAGAAGAAATTGCTGCTGCAATCGTCTTTATGCTTGAAAGACATAAGACACTTGTTGAAGGCGCTGGTGCGGCATCTGTCGCTGCTGTCTTGTGTAAATCAAGCCGGTTGGAAGGTAGCAAAATTGGGGCTGTTGTGAGTGGGGGAAATGCTGATCTTGAGAAATTAGCTCTCTACAAACAACTTTCTGAGCGAGCAAAAACCATCAGGCGAATCAGCTGA
- the leuC gene encoding 3-isopropylmalate dehydratase large subunit, with amino-acid sequence MEPKTIIEKIWDKHVVHEEEGSPDLLYIDLHLVHEVTSPQAFEGLRMNNRRVRRPDLTFATMDHNVPTIARHIINDPVSKVQMEKLEENCNEFGVEIADINHPDQGIVHVIGPELGLTQPGKTIVCGDSHTSTHGAFGALAFGIGTSEVEHVLSTQTLWQSRPKTIEIRVNGRLGSGVTAKDLILAVIAKFGVNAGTGAVVEYTGEAIRNMSMEERMTVCNMSIEAGAKAGLISPDETTFSYLKGKRHVPANEAFNEAVAEWKELATDPGATYDEVLEIGAEEIEPQVTWGTNPSMGSSVYARVPFPEDYEDPGDQKAIKQALAYMDLKPGTQIQNIAIQYVFIGSCTNSRLSDLRAAAEIVRGRKVHESVKALVVPGSKSVKDAAEAEGLDTIFKEAGFEWREAGCSMCLAMNDDIVPPGERCASTSNRNFEGRQGNGSRTHLVSPAMAAAAAIEGRFTDARKIKPLVM; translated from the coding sequence GTGGAGCCAAAAACAATTATTGAGAAAATTTGGGATAAACATGTTGTGCATGAAGAAGAGGGTAGCCCGGATCTCCTGTATATAGATTTACATCTTGTGCATGAAGTCACTTCTCCGCAGGCCTTTGAAGGTCTGCGGATGAACAATAGACGTGTCAGAAGACCGGATTTAACCTTTGCGACGATGGACCATAACGTGCCTACGATTGCACGTCATATTATTAATGATCCGGTATCCAAAGTGCAAATGGAGAAGCTAGAAGAGAATTGCAACGAGTTTGGTGTGGAAATTGCAGATATTAATCACCCTGATCAGGGAATTGTGCACGTCATCGGTCCTGAGCTTGGCTTAACACAGCCAGGAAAAACCATTGTTTGTGGAGATAGCCATACTTCAACACATGGCGCGTTTGGTGCTCTAGCCTTTGGGATCGGAACGAGCGAAGTAGAGCATGTTCTTTCAACACAAACGCTCTGGCAATCGCGTCCAAAAACCATTGAAATACGTGTAAACGGCCGTCTTGGTTCTGGAGTAACGGCTAAAGACTTAATTCTTGCCGTTATTGCCAAGTTTGGTGTGAATGCAGGGACGGGAGCAGTTGTTGAGTATACGGGTGAAGCGATTCGAAACATGTCAATGGAAGAGCGGATGACCGTTTGTAACATGTCCATTGAAGCTGGTGCAAAAGCGGGACTCATTAGTCCTGATGAAACGACTTTTTCTTATTTAAAAGGAAAAAGACATGTTCCAGCAAACGAAGCGTTCAATGAAGCAGTGGCTGAGTGGAAAGAGCTTGCAACTGATCCAGGTGCAACGTATGATGAAGTGCTTGAAATTGGCGCTGAAGAAATTGAACCACAAGTGACGTGGGGAACGAATCCTTCGATGGGCTCTTCTGTCTATGCTCGAGTACCTTTCCCTGAAGATTACGAAGATCCAGGTGATCAAAAAGCAATCAAACAGGCCCTTGCTTATATGGATCTTAAACCTGGTACCCAGATTCAAAACATTGCGATTCAATATGTTTTTATCGGATCCTGTACGAATTCACGATTAAGTGATTTGCGAGCTGCGGCTGAAATTGTTCGTGGTCGTAAAGTTCATGAAAGTGTAAAGGCGCTCGTAGTACCTGGTTCTAAATCAGTGAAGGATGCGGCTGAAGCAGAAGGGTTAGATACGATCTTCAAAGAAGCTGGATTTGAGTGGCGAGAAGCAGGGTGTAGTATGTGTCTTGCGATGAATGATGATATTGTTCCTCCGGGAGAGCGCTGCGCGTCTACCTCTAATCGAAATTTTGAAGGTCGCCAGGGCAACGGTTCCCGAACACACCTTGTAAGCCCAGCGATGGCTGCAGCTGCTGCTATTGAAGGACGATTTACTGATGCTAGAAAAATAAAACCACTTGTGATGTAA
- the sufD gene encoding Fe-S cluster assembly protein SufD: protein MSVDTKIAFDQEYIKAYSEKRQEPKWMAALRLKALEKSENLPMPKPDKTKIDKWNFTSFKHDVAGEAISSLDDLPEDVRDLVAKDQESGNLLVHRNTTPVFSQLSNELKEQGVIFTDIQTALQNHGDLVEKYFMKDVMKVDENRLTAVHAALLNSGTFLYVPRNVEVEVPIQALYWQEDPEAGLFNHVIIVAEDNSSVTYVENFLSYGHDVESVANIIAEVHVGQNARVTFGSVDNLAKGVTTYVNRRANVARDGKVDWALAQMNDGNTVSTNTTHLIGDGSYADSKTVTIGRGSQSQNFTNQIFHHGQNSEGVLLVHGVQKDSASAIFNGVTKIEHGAKKSNGEQTQRVLMMNEKARGDANPILLIDEDDVMAGHAASVGKVDPIQLYYLQSRGISRQEAERLIIHGFLAPVINELPIEGVRKRAVEVTEGKVN, encoded by the coding sequence ATGTCAGTGGATACGAAAATTGCATTCGATCAAGAATACATTAAAGCTTATTCAGAAAAGCGTCAGGAGCCGAAATGGATGGCTGCCCTACGTTTGAAGGCATTAGAGAAGTCTGAGAACCTTCCAATGCCAAAGCCTGATAAAACAAAAATCGATAAGTGGAACTTCACTTCATTTAAACATGATGTAGCTGGAGAAGCGATTTCATCACTTGATGATCTTCCTGAAGATGTGCGCGATCTTGTTGCTAAAGATCAAGAGTCAGGAAATCTTCTTGTGCACCGTAACACAACGCCTGTTTTTAGTCAGCTATCGAATGAGCTAAAAGAACAAGGTGTGATTTTCACAGATATTCAAACAGCTCTTCAAAATCACGGGGATCTTGTTGAGAAGTATTTCATGAAAGATGTTATGAAGGTTGATGAGAACCGCCTAACTGCCGTTCACGCAGCTCTTCTTAATAGTGGTACTTTCTTGTACGTTCCTCGTAATGTAGAAGTGGAAGTGCCAATTCAAGCTCTTTATTGGCAAGAAGACCCTGAAGCTGGTTTGTTCAACCACGTGATCATCGTAGCCGAAGACAATAGCTCGGTCACATATGTGGAGAACTTCTTATCATATGGACACGATGTTGAGTCAGTTGCAAATATTATCGCTGAAGTTCATGTTGGACAGAATGCGCGCGTTACGTTTGGTTCTGTTGATAACCTTGCAAAAGGTGTGACAACTTACGTGAACCGCCGTGCGAATGTGGCACGTGATGGGAAAGTTGACTGGGCTCTTGCTCAAATGAACGACGGCAACACGGTTTCTACAAATACAACACACCTTATTGGTGATGGTTCTTATGCTGATTCTAAGACCGTAACGATTGGTCGCGGAAGCCAGAGCCAGAACTTCACGAATCAGATTTTCCATCATGGTCAAAATTCTGAAGGTGTTCTTCTAGTGCACGGTGTTCAAAAAGATAGTGCGAGCGCGATCTTTAACGGCGTAACGAAGATTGAACATGGTGCGAAGAAATCAAATGGTGAGCAAACACAGCGTGTTCTCATGATGAACGAGAAAGCGCGTGGGGATGCAAACCCAATCCTTCTTATTGACGAAGATGATGTTATGGCAGGCCACGCTGCATCAGTTGGTAAAGTTGATCCAATTCAGCTTTATTACTTGCAAAGCCGCGGGATTTCCCGTCAAGAAGCTGAGCGTTTGATCATCCACGGTTTCCTTGCTCCAGTTATTAACGAACTTCCGATTGAAGGCGTTCGTAAACGTGCGGTAGAGGTTACTGAAGGGAAAGTTAATTAA
- a CDS encoding L-lactate dehydrogenase, protein MMYEGKTTRVALIGTGFVGTSYAFSLLNQELVNELVLIDVNKEKAEGEARDLNHGLPFGAPMKIWAGDYQDCKTADIVVIAAGANQAPGETRLDLIDKNTAIFKTIVSSVMESGFDGIFIVATNPVDVLTYATWKFSGLPKERVIGSGTILDTARFRYLLSDYFNVDSRNVHGYILGEHGDTELPVWSHASIGSRPIMSLIKDKPEAKEDLEELFVNVRDAAYHIINRKGATYYGIAMGLVRLTRAIIRNENSILTVSTLLEGEYGLDDLYIGVPAIVNNNGIREIIELDLDQTELDQLHHSAKTLKEAMKPVFQH, encoded by the coding sequence ATGATGTACGAAGGAAAAACAACACGCGTTGCATTAATTGGAACAGGATTTGTCGGGACAAGCTACGCCTTCTCGTTATTGAATCAAGAACTAGTAAATGAACTTGTATTAATTGATGTAAACAAAGAAAAGGCAGAAGGAGAAGCACGTGATTTAAATCACGGTCTACCTTTTGGCGCTCCGATGAAAATTTGGGCCGGCGACTACCAGGACTGTAAAACCGCTGATATCGTCGTGATCGCAGCAGGTGCGAATCAAGCGCCAGGGGAAACACGCTTAGACCTTATCGATAAAAATACAGCCATTTTTAAAACGATCGTATCAAGCGTAATGGAAAGTGGATTTGATGGTATTTTTATCGTCGCAACGAATCCAGTAGACGTACTTACTTACGCAACATGGAAGTTCTCCGGGTTACCGAAAGAACGCGTCATTGGCTCAGGTACGATTCTTGATACAGCTCGATTCCGTTATTTACTAAGTGATTATTTTAATGTCGATTCTAGAAATGTACATGGTTATATTCTTGGTGAGCACGGCGACACCGAACTTCCAGTTTGGAGTCATGCCTCTATTGGTAGTCGACCAATCATGTCACTCATTAAAGATAAACCAGAGGCAAAAGAAGACCTTGAGGAACTCTTTGTTAATGTGCGCGATGCCGCTTATCATATTATTAATCGTAAGGGAGCGACATACTACGGCATTGCAATGGGGCTTGTAAGGTTAACGCGAGCGATTATTCGAAATGAAAACTCAATCCTTACTGTGTCTACGCTCCTTGAAGGTGAGTATGGTTTAGATGATTTGTATATCGGCGTACCTGCGATTGTGAACAACAACGGCATACGCGAAATTATTGAACTTGATCTTGATCAAACTGAGTTAGATCAATTGCACCACTCTGCCAAAACGTTAAAAGAAGCAATGAAGCCAGTATTCCAGCATTAA